The Leucobacter viscericola genome includes a window with the following:
- a CDS encoding LuxR family transcriptional regulator has protein sequence MVLRRPSVILIDNAHLLDSESWAVLAAVHGTTSVPLVVARNERPSGSSPDRSVRSLASASIMVRLKPLTFGATTELLLNRLGDPASLDVLTRVYRKSGGLPSLIVAIIDVAKLSGRLTLLDGVWTMSGKFWDDNLSGVIEHLLGDVTRPQMDLIEAIGILGAVDLETAIELVGEEELETLEAAKIVAVVSTGSRPSVVLDPPLIGEWVRHGSPSVRRRRVEATLRERVPEALHSQAPSALSRALSMANPALGGAVDHERVNRLEAAREAWDQNPSFASGVAYLDELQSTPTDPDAIENLYAALEDAGGAPCDRARFRRLRMNWLAFRLGRTQDALALAFKLDPDLEPYSEYLEAIAVRIAVEIDGVPADIEERLAQLRRPRTVETGWGTVAEAYVRLVQGRAISALELLSNLQPEPGSELSSFSDVVRMWSRMSSGDIKGAFEESTEYLNDSLSRLDLRMTREYALIAVSCLLAIGQYGVGCSLMEAVLTLGVPAVGQERTQAGLLSYAAVFNALSGKLPLAESLTLEAERANLPPGPLSGANAGSARAAMHNLTGDRASAITSMVALFEQLRSRGYLLSAVDGGMVGGLMFGMSELLPEIAPLLNLLEGEWRVRYLAYIHALSAEDTEAIESCAEQLIREGRLAAAHYAATELRRLYSAAQDPAGVARSERLFARVTDLRDEIDVAAAGWLYGKHYEVVADLTVRERELVYLALRGHSNKQIAEQLHLSLRTVETHLSAAYQKLGVRNRVGLLELQWDWQESI, from the coding sequence ATGGTGCTGCGCAGGCCCAGCGTGATTCTGATTGATAATGCTCACCTTCTCGACAGCGAATCGTGGGCGGTGTTGGCCGCGGTGCACGGCACAACTTCAGTTCCGCTCGTGGTGGCACGGAACGAACGGCCCTCAGGTAGCTCTCCCGATCGCTCGGTGCGATCGCTCGCTTCGGCCTCAATCATGGTGCGGCTCAAACCGCTCACCTTCGGTGCAACAACCGAGCTTCTACTCAACCGACTCGGTGATCCTGCGAGTCTTGACGTGCTCACACGGGTGTATCGCAAGTCTGGAGGATTACCGAGCCTCATCGTCGCGATTATTGATGTGGCGAAGCTGTCGGGGCGACTCACCCTGCTTGACGGGGTGTGGACCATGTCGGGGAAGTTTTGGGACGACAACCTCTCTGGGGTGATTGAACACCTGCTCGGCGATGTGACGCGCCCCCAGATGGATCTCATCGAGGCAATCGGCATACTTGGGGCAGTCGACCTAGAGACCGCCATCGAGCTGGTGGGAGAAGAAGAGCTCGAGACGCTTGAGGCCGCAAAGATTGTTGCGGTTGTCTCTACCGGCAGTCGACCGAGCGTTGTGCTCGACCCTCCTCTGATTGGTGAGTGGGTGCGGCACGGGTCGCCGTCAGTGAGGCGACGACGCGTCGAAGCGACTCTGCGTGAGCGGGTGCCAGAGGCTCTGCACTCCCAGGCCCCCTCCGCACTGAGTCGTGCCCTTTCGATGGCCAACCCAGCTCTTGGTGGTGCCGTCGATCATGAGCGAGTGAACCGTCTGGAAGCCGCACGAGAAGCATGGGATCAAAATCCCTCATTTGCTTCGGGGGTGGCCTACCTCGACGAGCTTCAATCCACACCCACTGATCCTGATGCTATTGAAAACCTCTACGCTGCGCTCGAAGACGCGGGCGGTGCTCCGTGTGATCGCGCGCGTTTCAGGCGTCTCCGCATGAACTGGCTCGCCTTCCGTCTCGGACGGACCCAGGATGCTCTTGCACTCGCCTTCAAGCTTGATCCCGATCTGGAGCCCTACTCCGAGTATCTCGAGGCTATTGCGGTGAGGATCGCGGTCGAAATTGATGGGGTTCCCGCCGACATCGAAGAGCGACTTGCGCAGTTGCGTCGGCCTCGCACGGTCGAGACCGGGTGGGGGACTGTGGCCGAAGCCTACGTTCGCCTCGTGCAGGGACGAGCGATAAGCGCACTGGAACTTCTCTCGAATCTCCAGCCCGAACCCGGCAGTGAGCTTTCGTCGTTCAGTGATGTCGTGCGAATGTGGTCGCGAATGAGCAGCGGAGATATCAAGGGAGCCTTCGAGGAATCGACCGAGTATCTCAACGATTCGCTCTCCCGGCTCGACCTTCGAATGACTCGCGAGTACGCTCTCATCGCGGTGTCTTGTCTTCTTGCAATTGGCCAGTACGGAGTTGGCTGTTCGCTGATGGAGGCTGTGCTGACTCTGGGAGTGCCGGCGGTTGGCCAGGAACGAACCCAGGCTGGGCTGCTGAGTTACGCCGCCGTATTTAATGCACTCAGTGGGAAACTGCCGCTGGCAGAGTCCTTAACGCTTGAGGCTGAGCGGGCAAATCTCCCGCCAGGGCCCCTCTCAGGCGCGAACGCCGGGTCTGCACGCGCGGCAATGCATAACCTGACGGGAGACCGGGCGTCAGCGATCACCTCAATGGTCGCGTTGTTTGAGCAGCTCAGGTCGCGTGGATACCTTCTCTCCGCTGTCGACGGGGGCATGGTTGGTGGGTTGATGTTCGGGATGAGTGAACTGCTGCCCGAAATTGCTCCGCTCCTCAACCTGCTTGAGGGGGAGTGGCGTGTGCGTTATCTCGCATACATCCACGCACTGTCGGCTGAGGACACCGAAGCTATAGAGTCATGCGCTGAACAGCTCATTCGTGAGGGTCGACTGGCTGCTGCACACTACGCCGCGACCGAGCTGCGGCGCCTGTACAGTGCCGCGCAGGATCCCGCTGGGGTCGCACGATCCGAGCGATTGTTTGCGAGGGTGACCGACCTCCGCGATGAGATCGATGTCGCGGCAGCGGGCTGGCTGTATGGCAAACACTACGAGGTTGTCGCTGACCTCACCGTGCGCGAGAGAGAACTCGTGTATCTCGCGTTGCGGGGGCACAGCAACAAGCAGATCGCCGAGCAGCTTCACCTCAGTCTGCGCACGGTGGAAACGCACCTTTCGGCGGCCTACCAAAAGCTCGGGGTGCGCAATCGTGTGGGGCTCCTGGAACTGCAGTGGGACTGGCAAGAGAGCATCTAG
- a CDS encoding aspartate ammonia-lyase, translated as MTDYLAAQTRTETDSIGSLEIPATAYWGVHTARAHENFPIARRPISVYPDFIRAFACVKQAAARANLEIGALDEQRAILIDRACEEIKTGMLHDQFVVGVVQGGAGTSTNMNANEVITNRALELAGHPKGDYAFINPNDHTNHSQSTNDTYPTAIKIALAFSLDSLLEELKLLSESFAAKGREFSHIVKVGRTQLQDAVPMTLGQEFNAFAVTLREDIERLQEAVTLLREVNMGATAIGTGINAPKGYKEAVIKHLREITDLELVTAGDLVESTSDTGVFITFSGALKRSALKLSKISNDLRLLSSGPQAGLGEINLPARQAGSSIMPGKVNPVIPEAVSQVAYAVAGSDVTVSMAVEAGQLQLNAFEPIIAHSIFQSITWLERACQTLRVNCVDGITANEDRLEDMVSRSVTVITALAPVIGYSEAAKLAKEALATNAKISDLVVSRGLLGEEELSDLLQPLKLAGLAPETGAIDVVPGNPEKTEPAPAKAQPAKK; from the coding sequence GTGACTGACTACCTGGCGGCTCAGACTCGCACGGAGACGGACTCGATTGGCAGCCTGGAGATCCCAGCAACTGCGTACTGGGGTGTCCACACGGCTCGAGCACACGAGAACTTCCCGATCGCTCGTCGTCCAATCTCGGTGTACCCCGACTTCATTCGCGCGTTCGCGTGTGTGAAGCAGGCTGCAGCGCGTGCCAACCTTGAGATCGGCGCGCTCGATGAGCAGCGTGCGATCCTGATCGATCGTGCCTGCGAAGAGATCAAAACGGGCATGCTGCACGATCAGTTTGTTGTTGGGGTGGTGCAGGGCGGTGCCGGCACCTCAACCAACATGAATGCAAACGAGGTCATCACGAACCGTGCGCTTGAGCTCGCGGGGCACCCCAAGGGTGACTACGCGTTCATCAACCCGAACGATCACACAAACCACAGCCAGTCGACCAACGATACCTACCCGACCGCAATCAAAATTGCGCTCGCGTTTTCGCTCGACAGCCTGCTCGAAGAACTGAAGCTGCTCTCGGAGTCCTTCGCCGCCAAGGGCCGCGAGTTCTCGCACATCGTCAAGGTTGGCCGCACACAGTTGCAGGACGCCGTGCCGATGACACTCGGCCAGGAGTTCAACGCGTTTGCGGTTACGCTGCGCGAAGACATCGAGCGCCTGCAGGAGGCCGTGACCCTGCTGCGCGAGGTCAACATGGGTGCCACCGCCATCGGCACCGGCATCAACGCCCCCAAGGGCTACAAAGAAGCCGTCATCAAGCACCTGCGCGAGATCACCGATCTTGAGCTGGTGACCGCGGGTGACCTCGTGGAGTCCACGAGCGACACCGGCGTGTTCATTACGTTCTCGGGTGCCCTCAAGCGCAGCGCGCTGAAGCTCTCCAAGATCTCGAACGACCTGCGTCTGCTGTCATCGGGACCGCAGGCTGGCCTCGGTGAGATCAACCTGCCCGCGCGCCAGGCCGGATCCTCGATCATGCCTGGCAAGGTCAACCCGGTGATTCCGGAGGCCGTCTCGCAGGTTGCGTACGCCGTTGCGGGATCTGACGTCACCGTGTCGATGGCTGTGGAAGCCGGTCAGCTGCAGTTGAACGCGTTTGAGCCGATCATCGCTCACTCGATCTTCCAGTCGATCACCTGGCTTGAGCGCGCCTGCCAGACGCTGCGCGTCAACTGCGTCGACGGCATCACGGCAAACGAGGATCGCCTCGAAGACATGGTGTCGCGCTCCGTGACCGTCATCACGGCGCTCGCGCCCGTGATCGGCTACTCCGAGGCAGCCAAGCTCGCGAAGGAAGCGCTCGCAACGAACGCCAAGATCTCCGATCTGGTCGTGTCTCGTGGACTGCTCGGCGAAGAAGAGCTCTCTGACCTGCTGCAGCCGCTGAAGCTCGCGGGTCTCGCTCCCGAGACCGGCGCGATTGATGTCGTGCCCGGTAACCCCGAAAAGACCGAGCCTGCGCCCGCAAAGGCGCAGCCGGCAAAGAAGTAG